A region of Rhodoferax potami DNA encodes the following proteins:
- a CDS encoding ATP-binding protein, with protein MLDEMNETQSDLAQLIRLALAEQTEDVRLFVARLVRKYRNTDPELAEQMDLYLRAKAPRASAPMRKVAPPVTPAQTLPVDDESRLSLLKVFKDDPDREQPLLSLDLEESLSQLIQERRQTERLASMGLNPTRSAIFVGPPGVGKTLTARWLASQLGVPLYVLDLTAVMSSLLGRSGSNLRSALDFAKRSPCVLLLDEIDAIAKRRSDDTDIGELKRLVTVILQEVDEWPATGLLLAATNHAELIDPALWRRFDLVINFKAPEMPAVKQAIKRFLGPDYALFGRWIDILTFAFNGESFSDIERDLQRFRRAVALGTASDADLIEEFVKSRALVLDRQGRIDLAVLLAKQTRLSQHTISDITGVSRDTIRKYTGEHPAAVKKISKGKSDA; from the coding sequence ATGTTGGACGAAATGAATGAAACGCAATCCGACTTAGCCCAGTTGATTAGGCTTGCACTCGCAGAACAGACAGAGGACGTGCGACTATTCGTCGCCCGGCTTGTGCGCAAGTATCGCAATACCGATCCCGAGCTGGCTGAACAGATGGACTTGTACTTGCGCGCAAAAGCCCCTCGCGCGAGCGCTCCCATGCGCAAGGTAGCCCCCCCTGTCACTCCTGCGCAAACTCTGCCGGTCGATGACGAGTCGAGGCTGTCGCTACTGAAGGTCTTTAAAGACGATCCCGATCGGGAGCAACCTTTGCTGTCGCTCGACCTGGAAGAATCCTTGAGCCAATTGATCCAGGAGCGCCGCCAGACCGAGCGCCTGGCATCGATGGGGCTGAACCCCACTCGTTCAGCTATCTTTGTCGGCCCGCCTGGTGTCGGCAAGACGCTGACGGCACGTTGGCTGGCATCTCAGCTGGGTGTGCCACTGTATGTGCTTGACCTGACAGCCGTCATGAGCAGCCTGTTGGGTCGCAGCGGCAGCAACCTGCGCTCTGCGCTCGATTTCGCCAAACGCAGCCCCTGTGTGCTGCTTCTCGATGAGATCGACGCGATCGCCAAACGCCGCAGCGACGATACCGACATCGGCGAACTGAAGCGCTTGGTCACGGTCATCCTGCAGGAAGTCGATGAGTGGCCGGCCACCGGTTTGTTGCTGGCGGCCACCAATCACGCGGAACTGATAGACCCGGCGCTGTGGCGTCGCTTCGACCTAGTGATCAACTTCAAGGCGCCAGAAATGCCAGCCGTCAAACAGGCAATCAAGCGTTTTCTCGGACCAGACTATGCGTTGTTCGGCCGCTGGATCGACATTCTGACCTTCGCCTTCAACGGCGAGTCATTCAGTGACATCGAACGGGATCTCCAGCGTTTTCGGCGCGCTGTTGCCTTGGGTACAGCCTCGGACGCCGACCTGATTGAGGAGTTCGTCAAATCGCGCGCACTCGTCTTGGACCGCCAGGGCCGCATTGACCTGGCTGTCCTGCTGGCCAAGCAGACCCGTCTGTCGCAGCACACTATCTCTGACATCACCGGCGTGAGCCGCGACACCATCCGCAAGTACACCGGCGAGCATCCAGCCGCGGTCAAGAAGATCTCGAAAGGAAAGTCTGACG
- a CDS encoding EAL and HDOD domain-containing protein, producing the protein MNEPPTPLPELLDKMSIARQPIVSPERSVLAYQLFNRSTRANEHSEASDLALALHAVAQSGAPFSTQKHDIFIHSVHKGLTGQQWDFLPPTRTVVEVSPAPRHSADFVRALVPALQALKARGFRLAFKHSVVAPVYKPWQGLADFVKLDVGRIEPAQYKSLVHATRVRTNAVLIAEKIEQQTQFESMLALGVTEFQGYWLSVPETTQSKVLTPAQASAIHLFQLLRSGAELDEVETALKKDAGLGVSLLRIINAASTGLPRKVTSLRQAVMLIGYERLVRWSALVLTNTSAHASIPGTAAVVRGRMMELLALQQSGVETADSAFLVGLLSQLDTLLGRPMPELLSQLALDESVAETLLTGQGAFGDLLALVCACESDEETEFSHAFARLPFTLKQVNIAHMEALVWADSLAA; encoded by the coding sequence ATGAACGAGCCACCTACCCCGCTGCCGGAGCTGTTAGACAAAATGTCGATCGCCCGGCAGCCCATCGTCAGCCCTGAGCGATCGGTACTGGCGTACCAACTGTTCAACCGCTCGACCCGCGCGAACGAACACTCAGAGGCCAGCGATCTGGCGCTGGCCCTGCACGCAGTCGCCCAAAGCGGTGCACCCTTTTCAACACAAAAGCACGACATCTTCATCCACTCGGTCCACAAAGGGCTGACCGGCCAGCAGTGGGATTTTTTACCCCCGACCCGCACAGTGGTGGAAGTCAGCCCTGCACCGCGCCATAGCGCTGACTTTGTGCGGGCGCTGGTGCCGGCCCTCCAAGCGCTCAAAGCGCGCGGCTTTCGCTTGGCGTTCAAACATAGTGTGGTGGCACCCGTGTACAAGCCATGGCAAGGCTTGGCGGATTTCGTGAAACTCGATGTCGGACGCATCGAGCCGGCGCAATACAAGTCGCTAGTGCACGCAACCCGAGTGAGAACCAACGCCGTATTGATTGCCGAGAAGATAGAGCAGCAAACGCAGTTTGAAAGCATGCTGGCTTTGGGTGTGACTGAATTCCAAGGCTATTGGCTCTCCGTGCCCGAGACCACCCAATCCAAAGTGCTGACCCCCGCGCAAGCCAGCGCGATACACCTCTTTCAACTGCTCAGATCCGGCGCAGAGCTGGACGAGGTAGAAACTGCCCTCAAAAAGGATGCAGGTCTGGGCGTGAGCCTGCTGCGGATCATCAACGCAGCCAGTACCGGATTGCCTCGAAAAGTCACGTCACTGCGGCAGGCTGTAATGTTGATCGGCTACGAGCGGCTGGTTCGCTGGTCAGCCCTCGTGCTCACCAACACCAGCGCACATGCCAGCATTCCAGGTACTGCAGCTGTCGTTCGTGGCCGCATGATGGAGTTGCTCGCACTCCAACAAAGTGGCGTAGAAACCGCTGATTCCGCTTTTTTGGTAGGGCTGCTGTCACAGCTCGACACGTTACTGGGTAGACCGATGCCGGAGCTGCTATCGCAGTTGGCCCTGGATGAAAGCGTGGCAGAAACTCTGCTGACAGGCCAAGGCGCTTTTGGGGATCTGCTGGCCTTGGTCTGCGCTTGTGAGTCAGACGAAGAGACGGAATTCAGCCACGCGTTTGCAAGACTTCCCTTCACCCTAAAGCAAGTCAACATCGCACACATGGAGGCGTTGGTGTGGGCAGATAGCCTAGCCGCCTGA